From the Clavibacter phaseoli genome, one window contains:
- a CDS encoding DUF7507 domain-containing protein — protein sequence MVVGTRARHAAEPRPDASGARSRPGIRRLAALVAAAVGAALLVTLPAQTAGAASQLIAESFTGTSVADAAWKPLGSACLTRATSAPASGSSTLGVCSSRNQSLPASANPGALQLTDNRGSAVGGVVYDNAIPATGGLDIKFDQYQYGTSSGGADGIGFFLTDGSVPLTAAGPDGGSLGYAQTSLPGVAGGYLGVGLDAFGNFSSATEGRGTGCVNAGVGQRPNTIALRGPGQGTTGYCYLTGASPASSLRATTTLSTPTTDLGRTIRITVSSARLPVVTVYVGATAGASTASLTRVVQYTMTTPAPSSYKLGYLASTGGFTDTHLIREVSVSSVDDLGTLTLVKQVDRTTAQPAAYAEGQTIPYQFVVTKTGGLTLSNLAVSDPLVPSISCPGGLLGLGLFLGSRSITCSGTHVVTPAEAVVGTLTNTATATGVNTLLQTVTSTSSVTVPIVTPAPALALTKTGTLTDSNGNGRADVGERIAYSFVASNAGNVSLRQVAVADPRVTGISPTSVTLAPGAAQTFTSAAYTVTQADVDAATPIVNTATVSGQTLAGVAAPTATSSTSTPVSGSAALTLTKGATLTGGSVPGATVAYSFSVKNTGTVPLTGVALTDPLPGLSAVTYTWPGTAGTLAAGATATATASYTVRQADVDAGQIANTATVRGASSGGVQAQATATRTVTLDRTATMAFTKTATPGNVPAAGGVVTYAFRLQNTGSTTLTGVSIADPRTGVSALTYTWPGTAGTLAPGQVVTATATYTATTADVTAGSIVNTATATATGPTGTVSRTATATVLAVPDPLPDAATTPQGVPVVVDVLANDGPAATGATLSRAQLSATPTLVGGAAGPVPASPTAGSATCVASGTDRGRCTYRSAAGFTGVDVFDYALQGAAGTWNVRVTITVTPVNRTAVARPDRLVATVGGPDVTIDPRANDTDVDGDALAITGATPPAALPGSFSCTAALCTYRPPAVGSPGSTVVAYAITDRPAAPGTGMAASSTITVYLDPAPLVPRGFTHRDDATLGASTGTWTSTTTVTAATASCVAGRPVTALAWTAVPDATDQLVERRLAGTTPGAWITVARVAGTVTAFSDDRLGESRSYQWRVRPDLQRWVGIPSAPSTAVAQPAAVSAAGC from the coding sequence GTGGTGGTGGGTACGCGTGCGCGCCATGCCGCCGAGCCGCGTCCCGACGCATCCGGCGCGCGCTCCCGCCCCGGGATCCGCCGCCTGGCCGCGCTCGTCGCCGCCGCCGTCGGGGCCGCGCTCCTCGTGACCCTGCCCGCCCAGACCGCGGGCGCGGCGTCGCAGCTGATCGCCGAGTCGTTCACCGGGACCAGCGTGGCGGACGCCGCGTGGAAGCCGCTCGGCAGCGCGTGCCTGACCCGCGCCACCTCCGCCCCGGCGAGCGGGAGCTCGACCCTCGGCGTGTGCTCGAGCCGGAACCAGTCGCTCCCGGCGAGCGCGAACCCGGGCGCCCTCCAGCTCACCGACAACCGCGGCAGCGCGGTCGGCGGCGTCGTGTACGACAACGCGATCCCGGCGACCGGCGGGCTCGACATCAAGTTCGACCAGTACCAGTACGGCACGTCGTCCGGCGGCGCGGACGGCATCGGCTTCTTCCTCACCGACGGATCCGTGCCGCTGACGGCGGCGGGCCCGGACGGCGGATCCCTCGGGTACGCCCAGACCAGCTTGCCGGGCGTCGCGGGCGGCTACCTCGGCGTCGGCCTCGACGCGTTCGGCAACTTCTCGAGCGCCACGGAGGGTCGCGGCACCGGCTGCGTCAACGCCGGGGTCGGCCAGCGTCCCAACACGATCGCGCTGCGCGGACCCGGCCAGGGCACGACGGGCTACTGCTACCTGACCGGTGCATCGCCGGCGTCGAGCCTCCGCGCGACGACCACCCTGAGCACGCCGACCACCGACCTCGGCCGCACGATCCGCATCACGGTCTCGTCCGCGCGGCTCCCCGTCGTCACCGTCTACGTGGGTGCGACGGCAGGGGCGTCCACCGCCTCGCTCACGCGGGTGGTGCAGTACACGATGACGACCCCCGCCCCCTCCTCCTACAAGCTCGGCTACCTCGCCTCCACGGGCGGCTTCACCGACACGCACCTGATCCGCGAGGTGAGCGTCTCGAGCGTCGACGACCTCGGCACCCTCACCCTGGTGAAGCAGGTCGACCGGACGACCGCCCAGCCGGCCGCGTACGCCGAGGGCCAGACGATCCCGTACCAGTTCGTGGTCACCAAGACCGGCGGGCTCACGCTCTCGAACCTGGCTGTGAGCGACCCGCTGGTGCCGTCGATCTCGTGCCCGGGCGGCCTGCTCGGGTTGGGCCTGTTCCTCGGCAGCAGGTCGATCACCTGCAGCGGGACCCACGTCGTCACGCCCGCGGAGGCCGTGGTCGGCACGCTCACGAACACCGCGACGGCCACGGGCGTCAACACGCTGCTGCAGACCGTGACGAGCACGAGCTCCGTCACGGTGCCGATCGTGACGCCCGCCCCCGCGCTCGCGCTCACCAAGACCGGCACGCTCACGGACTCCAACGGCAACGGCCGCGCAGACGTCGGGGAGCGGATCGCGTACTCCTTCGTGGCGAGCAACGCCGGGAACGTGTCGCTGCGGCAGGTGGCGGTCGCGGATCCGCGCGTCACCGGCATCAGCCCGACCTCCGTCACTCTCGCGCCCGGCGCCGCGCAGACCTTCACGTCCGCGGCGTACACCGTGACCCAGGCCGACGTGGACGCCGCGACGCCGATCGTGAACACCGCCACCGTCTCCGGCCAGACCCTCGCCGGCGTGGCCGCCCCGACCGCGACCTCGTCGACGAGCACGCCGGTCAGCGGATCCGCGGCGCTCACGCTCACCAAGGGCGCGACGCTCACGGGCGGGTCGGTGCCGGGCGCGACCGTCGCGTACTCCTTCTCCGTCAAGAACACCGGCACGGTGCCGCTGACCGGGGTCGCGCTCACGGATCCGCTGCCCGGGCTGTCGGCTGTGACCTACACGTGGCCGGGCACCGCGGGCACCCTCGCGGCGGGCGCGACCGCGACCGCCACCGCGAGCTACACGGTGCGGCAGGCCGACGTCGACGCGGGGCAGATCGCGAACACCGCGACCGTGCGCGGCGCGAGCTCCGGCGGCGTGCAGGCGCAGGCCACCGCGACCCGCACGGTGACCCTCGACCGCACGGCGACCATGGCCTTCACGAAGACCGCGACGCCCGGCAACGTGCCGGCGGCGGGCGGCGTCGTGACCTACGCGTTCCGGCTGCAGAACACCGGGTCGACCACGCTCACGGGCGTCTCCATCGCGGATCCGCGCACCGGCGTCTCCGCCCTGACGTACACGTGGCCGGGCACCGCGGGCACGCTCGCGCCGGGCCAGGTCGTGACCGCGACCGCCACGTACACGGCCACGACCGCGGACGTGACGGCTGGATCCATCGTCAACACCGCGACCGCCACCGCGACCGGGCCGACCGGGACGGTCAGCCGCACCGCGACGGCGACCGTGCTGGCCGTGCCCGACCCGCTGCCCGACGCCGCGACGACGCCGCAGGGCGTGCCCGTGGTGGTCGACGTGCTCGCCAACGACGGCCCCGCCGCGACGGGCGCGACGCTCAGCCGCGCCCAGCTCTCCGCGACGCCGACGCTCGTGGGCGGCGCCGCGGGTCCCGTCCCCGCCTCGCCTACCGCCGGCAGCGCCACGTGCGTCGCGAGCGGCACGGACCGCGGGCGCTGCACGTACCGCTCGGCCGCCGGCTTCACGGGCGTCGACGTCTTCGACTACGCGCTGCAGGGCGCCGCGGGCACGTGGAACGTCCGGGTCACGATCACGGTCACGCCCGTCAACCGCACCGCCGTGGCGCGGCCCGACCGGCTGGTCGCGACGGTCGGCGGGCCGGACGTGACGATCGACCCGCGCGCGAACGACACCGACGTGGACGGCGACGCGCTCGCGATCACGGGCGCCACCCCGCCCGCCGCGCTGCCCGGGTCGTTCAGCTGCACGGCCGCCCTCTGCACGTACCGGCCGCCGGCCGTCGGGTCGCCCGGATCCACCGTCGTCGCGTACGCCATCACCGACCGCCCGGCGGCGCCCGGCACCGGGATGGCCGCGTCCTCCACCATCACCGTCTACCTCGACCCCGCGCCGCTCGTGCCGCGCGGCTTCACGCATCGGGACGACGCGACCCTCGGCGCGTCCACCGGCACCTGGACGAGCACGACGACCGTCACCGCCGCGACCGCGAGCTGCGTCGCCGGCCGCCCGGTCACGGCGCTCGCCTGGACCGCCGTCCCCGACGCCACCGACCAGCTCGTCGAGCGGCGCCTGGCGGGCACGACGCCCGGCGCGTGGATCACCGTCGCCCGCGTCGCCGGGACCGTCACCGCGTTCTCGGACGACCGGCTCGGCGAGTCCCGCTCCTACCAGTGGCGCGTCCGGCCCGACCTGCAGCGCTGGGTCGGCATCCCGAGCGCGCCCTCCACCGCGGTCGCCCAGCCGGCGGCCGTCTCCGCGGCGGGCTGCTGA
- a CDS encoding TasA family protein — protein sequence MSTTTAPQRRRPWKKIVATGAVVAVGTIITGGAFAIFTDSDTATLQADAGQLDIELATGDYTVADIAPGDTVQRPIVLSLPNATNDGNLVTAVTFAYAVSGQTLGTDDAALDGPGESLVTGTDGLRYTLQTCSTAWTPSAADPAGPYTCGGTTTTTGTGTLASLTGAGTTFTPANFGVAPSADGTFPSDTADVTLNTLMVLQLPTTADNDYENAAASLTFTASAIQRGGLQR from the coding sequence ATGAGCACCACCACAGCACCCCAGCGTCGTCGCCCCTGGAAGAAGATCGTCGCCACTGGCGCGGTCGTCGCCGTGGGCACGATCATCACCGGCGGCGCGTTCGCCATCTTCACCGACTCCGACACGGCGACCCTCCAGGCCGACGCGGGTCAGCTCGACATCGAGCTGGCCACCGGCGACTACACGGTCGCCGACATCGCGCCGGGCGACACCGTCCAGCGGCCGATCGTGCTCTCGCTGCCGAACGCGACCAACGACGGGAACCTGGTCACGGCGGTCACCTTCGCGTACGCGGTGAGCGGCCAGACGCTCGGGACCGACGACGCGGCGCTCGACGGGCCGGGCGAGTCGCTCGTGACGGGGACGGACGGGCTGCGCTACACCCTGCAGACCTGCTCCACGGCGTGGACGCCCTCGGCCGCGGACCCCGCGGGCCCGTACACATGCGGCGGCACCACGACCACCACGGGAACCGGCACCCTCGCGTCGCTCACGGGCGCGGGGACGACGTTCACGCCCGCGAACTTCGGCGTGGCGCCGTCGGCCGACGGCACCTTCCCGAGCGACACCGCCGACGTGACGCTCAACACCCTGATGGTCCTGCAGCTGCCCACCACCGCGGACAACGACTACGAGAACGCGGCCGCGTCGCTGACGTTCACGGCGTCGGCCATCCAGCGCGGCGGCCTGCAGCGCTGA
- a CDS encoding sortase: MRAHRRTGSIAAAALCLALVAAGPAGPAAAAVDPADLEVRELTGPDIPLDDLAPGDTVDWAADVTNVSGGASPLSIRLDAVRSMALTGDPEGGIQLSVRLCEDGFATLTAPLRCRGPVERLGSGPAATLDRVVTRTPLDAGQTVGVAVRVRFPAGADNGMESTAGMVRIGFALVDDAGAGADPSTGGGTGTGSGTGTGSGTGASPAGSAPAADAPRDLLPVTGRDIASALAGALLALLGGGILLLAGRRRRRTAEAAS; encoded by the coding sequence ATGCGCGCACACCGCCGCACCGGCAGCATCGCCGCCGCCGCGCTGTGCCTGGCGCTGGTCGCCGCGGGCCCGGCCGGCCCGGCCGCCGCGGCCGTGGACCCGGCCGACCTCGAGGTCCGCGAGCTCACCGGCCCCGACATCCCGCTCGACGACCTGGCCCCCGGCGACACCGTCGACTGGGCCGCCGACGTCACCAACGTCTCCGGAGGGGCGTCGCCGCTCTCCATCCGCCTCGACGCCGTGCGCTCGATGGCCCTCACCGGCGATCCCGAGGGCGGCATCCAGCTGAGCGTCCGACTCTGCGAGGACGGCTTCGCGACCCTCACGGCGCCCCTGCGGTGCCGCGGACCCGTCGAGCGCCTCGGATCCGGACCCGCCGCGACCCTCGACCGCGTCGTCACGCGCACCCCGCTCGACGCGGGCCAGACCGTGGGCGTCGCCGTGCGCGTGCGGTTCCCGGCCGGCGCCGACAACGGGATGGAGTCCACCGCCGGAATGGTCCGCATCGGCTTCGCCCTCGTCGACGACGCGGGCGCCGGCGCGGATCCGTCCACCGGCGGCGGCACGGGCACGGGGAGCGGCACGGGCACGGGGAGCGGCACGGGCGCCTCGCCCGCCGGATCCGCCCCCGCCGCCGACGCCCCGCGCGACCTGCTCCCCGTGACCGGCCGCGACATCGCGTCGGCCCTCGCCGGCGCCCTCCTCGCGCTCCTCGGAGGCGGGATCCTGCTGCTCGCCGGACGCCGTCGACGCCGCACCGCCGAGGCCGCGTCGTGA
- a CDS encoding signal peptidase I, with amino-acid sequence MTRVRAARTADAGPAGAQPRRSHARRALGLLGGLLTAAVALAVIAVVALSALGLTRFVPVLSNSMAPGMPVGSLAITAPTPRAEVTTGDVVVFTAPMGPRVRVIHRVTHVFGAEDAANLDGWSADRLAIQTKGDNNPSGDPWIVTIGDDAVWERTSVVPLLGWPFVWLGDPITRAIAFAVVGAAGTIWLLTVIWRRPPRPTEGPT; translated from the coding sequence GTGACCCGCGTCCGCGCCGCGCGCACCGCCGATGCCGGCCCGGCCGGAGCGCAGCCCCGCCGGAGCCACGCCCGCCGCGCGCTCGGCCTCCTCGGCGGGCTCCTCACGGCCGCCGTCGCGCTGGCCGTGATCGCCGTCGTCGCGCTCTCCGCGCTCGGCCTCACCCGCTTCGTCCCCGTCCTCTCGAACTCGATGGCGCCCGGCATGCCGGTCGGCTCCCTCGCGATCACCGCCCCCACGCCCCGCGCGGAGGTGACGACCGGCGACGTCGTCGTCTTCACGGCGCCCATGGGCCCGCGCGTGCGGGTGATCCACCGCGTCACGCACGTCTTCGGCGCGGAGGACGCCGCGAACCTCGACGGCTGGTCGGCCGACCGCCTCGCGATCCAGACGAAGGGCGACAACAACCCCTCGGGCGATCCGTGGATCGTCACCATCGGCGACGACGCCGTGTGGGAGCGCACGTCGGTCGTCCCGCTCCTCGGCTGGCCGTTCGTCTGGCTCGGCGACCCCATCACCCGCGCGATCGCGTTCGCGGTCGTCGGCGCGGCCGGCACCATCTGGCTGCTGACGGTCATCTGGCGTCGCCCGCCGCGACCGACCGAGGGGCCGACCTGA
- a CDS encoding TasA family protein codes for MPRHRAAPVAPAAAPHGRRAAPRRGRRARPLLVPAIAVILALAGAGTAYAVLTDRATSRVTVRAGAVELDWGGGGADQLAVPITGLRPGEAQVRLVDLANTGTVAVSELVVTLGGTAVASTSDGLQVAFDRCPVAWTGAPGTAVCAGTTTSVVADRPAAGRVALPDSPARAVGGRDHLRITVRLAASAPATAQGATGSVTLRVDGNQRPGTQR; via the coding sequence ATGCCCCGACATCGCGCCGCCCCCGTCGCCCCCGCCGCCGCGCCGCACGGCCGCCGCGCCGCCCCTCGGCGGGGCCGCCGTGCCCGGCCCCTGCTCGTGCCCGCCATCGCCGTGATCCTGGCGCTGGCGGGCGCCGGCACCGCCTACGCCGTCCTCACCGACCGCGCCACGTCGCGGGTCACCGTGCGCGCCGGCGCCGTGGAGCTCGACTGGGGCGGGGGCGGAGCGGATCAGCTCGCCGTGCCGATCACCGGGCTGCGGCCGGGCGAGGCCCAGGTGCGGCTCGTGGACCTCGCGAACACCGGCACCGTCGCGGTGTCGGAGCTCGTCGTCACGCTCGGCGGCACGGCCGTGGCGAGCACGTCCGACGGCCTCCAGGTGGCGTTCGACCGCTGCCCGGTGGCGTGGACCGGCGCGCCCGGCACCGCGGTCTGCGCGGGCACGACGACCTCCGTCGTGGCCGACCGCCCCGCCGCGGGCCGCGTCGCGCTGCCGGACTCCCCCGCCCGCGCGGTCGGCGGACGCGACCACCTGCGCATCACGGTGCGCCTGGCCGCGTCGGCGCCCGCGACCGCCCAGGGCGCGACCGGATCCGTGACCCTGCGGGTCGACGGGAACCAGCGCCCGGGCACGCAGCGCTGA
- a CDS encoding nuclear transport factor 2 family protein, with protein sequence MSVQRIPVSLLARCTATLAGVVVLAGCSTPGQASPASDGAPDATTAVATTAPAASGDGGTTADRTDSDAEDRNADTISTLFTAAFPDPASAGAQAAVQAVVAPDSTADGVGAKAGPSGLLDEFAAAHQRVPGAQAVIKHIAADGDLVAVHWQVAADPDDERTGEAAVDLFRLADGKVTARWSFEQDIPQGTPASGNTNTMFSDLYQGAPDAPELTEQQEEANRQLAVGAYDTLFRDHDASVLDRSFDPAYLQHNTVAANGTAALKVFFSGGARFPAQQSVISIADDDLVWTFSQPVGAKADDPFLAADIFRVDGGLIREHWDVVPAS encoded by the coding sequence ATGAGCGTTCAACGAATCCCCGTCTCCCTGCTCGCCCGCTGCACCGCCACCCTCGCCGGCGTGGTCGTGCTCGCCGGATGCTCGACCCCCGGCCAGGCCTCGCCCGCCTCCGACGGCGCCCCCGACGCGACCACCGCCGTCGCCACGACCGCGCCCGCCGCGTCGGGCGACGGCGGCACCACGGCCGACCGCACCGACTCCGACGCCGAGGACCGGAACGCGGACACCATCTCGACGCTGTTCACCGCCGCGTTCCCGGATCCCGCCTCCGCCGGAGCGCAGGCCGCCGTGCAGGCGGTCGTCGCCCCCGACTCCACCGCGGACGGGGTCGGCGCGAAGGCCGGACCCAGCGGGCTCCTCGACGAGTTCGCCGCCGCCCACCAGCGCGTCCCCGGCGCGCAGGCCGTGATCAAGCACATCGCCGCCGACGGCGACCTCGTGGCCGTGCACTGGCAGGTCGCGGCGGACCCGGACGACGAGCGCACCGGCGAGGCCGCGGTCGACCTCTTCCGCCTCGCGGACGGCAAGGTCACCGCCCGCTGGTCGTTCGAGCAGGACATCCCCCAGGGGACGCCCGCCAGCGGCAACACGAACACCATGTTCAGCGACCTCTACCAGGGCGCGCCCGACGCGCCCGAGCTGACCGAGCAGCAGGAGGAGGCGAACCGGCAGCTGGCCGTGGGCGCCTACGACACGCTCTTCCGGGATCACGACGCGAGCGTGCTCGACCGCTCCTTCGACCCGGCGTACCTGCAGCACAACACGGTCGCCGCGAACGGCACGGCGGCGCTCAAGGTGTTCTTCTCCGGCGGCGCGCGCTTCCCGGCGCAGCAGTCCGTGATCTCGATCGCCGACGACGACCTCGTCTGGACCTTCTCGCAGCCCGTGGGCGCGAAGGCGGACGACCCGTTCCTCGCGGCCGACATCTTCCGGGTCGACGGCGGCCTCATCCGCGAGCACTGGGACGTGGTGCCCGCGAGCTGA
- a CDS encoding LamG domain-containing protein — translation MSVVARLLGRRAGASAPAADAAARRAPRLAGIAASVAAAALGAVLLLAPGTNGAYTAAIQNTNNTAASSAAFFTCSSAFAADKANALFAYPLNEATGSTTAVDAATGSYPGTYRGGMTSDTTSSRACARDAGGAYVLDGSDFVTNALQAQGPATFSTEVWFKTTVKGGKLIGFGNSQSGSSSAYDRHTYISTTGQLAFGTYNGGYQTITSSANVADGAWHHVVATMSPSTGMTLYLDGARVAGNTAFTAPESNTGYWRIGYDNTSGWPNAGSNYFVGSMRFAAVYKTALTATQVTNHYNAGR, via the coding sequence ATGAGCGTCGTCGCCCGCCTCCTCGGCCGCCGCGCCGGCGCCTCCGCCCCCGCCGCCGACGCGGCCGCGCGCCGCGCGCCCCGCCTCGCCGGGATCGCCGCCTCGGTCGCCGCGGCCGCCCTCGGCGCCGTGCTCCTCCTCGCGCCCGGCACGAACGGCGCGTACACGGCCGCGATCCAGAACACCAACAACACCGCCGCGTCGTCCGCCGCGTTCTTCACCTGCTCGAGCGCCTTCGCGGCCGACAAGGCCAACGCGCTCTTCGCGTACCCCCTCAACGAGGCGACGGGGTCCACGACCGCCGTCGACGCCGCCACAGGCTCCTACCCCGGCACGTACCGCGGCGGCATGACGAGCGACACGACGAGCAGCCGGGCCTGCGCGCGCGACGCCGGCGGCGCGTACGTCCTCGACGGCAGCGACTTCGTCACGAACGCGCTGCAGGCCCAGGGCCCGGCGACGTTCAGCACCGAGGTGTGGTTCAAGACGACCGTCAAGGGCGGCAAGCTCATCGGCTTCGGCAACTCGCAGTCCGGATCCTCGTCGGCCTACGACCGCCACACCTACATCTCGACGACGGGCCAGCTGGCCTTCGGCACCTACAACGGCGGGTACCAGACCATCACGAGCTCGGCCAACGTGGCCGACGGCGCCTGGCACCACGTCGTGGCGACGATGTCGCCCAGCACGGGCATGACCCTCTACCTCGACGGCGCGCGCGTGGCCGGCAACACGGCGTTCACGGCGCCGGAGAGCAACACGGGCTACTGGCGCATCGGCTACGACAACACGTCGGGGTGGCCGAACGCCGGATCCAACTACTTCGTCGGCAGCATGCGCTTCGCGGCCGTGTACAAGACGGCGCTCACCGCGACGCAGGTGACGAACCACTACAACGCCGGCCGCTGA
- a CDS encoding S26 family signal peptidase gives MTDIQDRSTAPKADATTIATTAIDALELDLELDLELELLPELEVLPDDRHLDPAAPVLPALPARGASRRAARTSRSIRRRTVVMWAATVLLTALVAATLLFQASGGRWFVVQTPSMGTTAPVGTLLLTTPVLLEDLHVGDVVSFHPSTTPDETYTHRVIAVDADGITTQGDINGAVDPWKTDQAHLVGQATTILPGFGWLAKGVPLMLAGLVIVMILTRLIGSPTHRASMRMLGGALVAAFTVFLLKPFVGLVVLDAVTRGSDVEATVVSTGMLPIRIAAEGGTHVTLAAGQVGTITAPAGDAGQFHDISSTLDLPLWGWILFYGCCAVPLLYTLVVGLPAEKEERRA, from the coding sequence ATGACCGACATCCAGGACCGCTCGACCGCCCCCAAGGCCGACGCCACGACGATCGCCACCACGGCCATCGACGCCCTCGAGCTCGACCTCGAGCTCGACCTCGAGCTGGAGCTCCTCCCCGAGCTGGAGGTCCTCCCGGATGACCGGCACCTCGACCCGGCCGCCCCGGTCCTCCCCGCGCTCCCCGCGCGGGGTGCGAGCCGCCGCGCCGCGCGCACCTCCCGCTCGATCCGCCGTCGCACCGTCGTCATGTGGGCCGCGACCGTCCTCCTCACCGCCCTCGTCGCGGCGACGCTCCTCTTCCAGGCGTCCGGCGGCCGCTGGTTCGTCGTGCAGACGCCGTCGATGGGCACCACGGCCCCCGTCGGCACGCTGCTGCTCACGACCCCCGTCCTCCTCGAGGACCTGCACGTCGGCGACGTCGTCAGCTTCCACCCCTCCACCACCCCGGACGAGACCTACACGCACCGCGTCATCGCGGTCGACGCGGATGGGATCACCACCCAGGGCGACATCAACGGCGCGGTCGACCCGTGGAAGACCGACCAGGCGCACCTCGTCGGCCAGGCCACCACGATCCTCCCCGGCTTCGGCTGGCTGGCGAAGGGCGTGCCGCTGATGCTCGCCGGCCTCGTCATCGTCATGATCCTGACCCGCCTCATCGGCTCGCCCACGCACCGCGCCTCCATGCGCATGCTCGGCGGCGCGCTCGTCGCCGCGTTCACGGTCTTCCTGCTCAAGCCCTTCGTCGGCCTCGTCGTCCTCGACGCCGTGACCCGCGGCAGCGACGTGGAGGCGACCGTCGTCTCGACCGGCATGCTCCCCATCCGCATCGCGGCCGAGGGCGGCACGCACGTCACGCTCGCCGCCGGCCAGGTCGGCACGATCACGGCCCCCGCGGGCGATGCCGGCCAGTTCCACGACATCTCCTCCACGCTGGACCTGCCGCTCTGGGGCTGGATCCTCTTCTACGGCTGCTGCGCCGTCCCCCTCCTCTACACGCTGGTCGTCGGCCTGCCCGCCGAGAAGGAGGAGCGCCGCGCATGA
- a CDS encoding MarR family winged helix-turn-helix transcriptional regulator: MTPERTAPRRDDTAVEALANALHMVETAQRHLRTRIAQDIGVNVTDLTVISVVGDLGRMTPKLLASEISMGTGAVTAVIDRLVGAGHLDRVPNPKDRRSVFVELTDAGRATLARITADYRTAAAVALRASPALGTEETAEDIARAAIAMTAHTIDGPDAGASA; the protein is encoded by the coding sequence ATGACCCCGGAGAGAACAGCTCCCCGCCGCGACGACACCGCGGTGGAGGCCCTCGCGAACGCGCTGCACATGGTCGAGACCGCGCAGCGCCACCTGCGCACGCGCATCGCGCAGGACATCGGCGTCAACGTGACCGACCTCACGGTGATCAGCGTGGTCGGCGACCTCGGCCGCATGACCCCCAAGCTGCTCGCCTCCGAGATCTCGATGGGCACGGGCGCGGTGACCGCCGTGATCGACCGGCTGGTCGGCGCCGGGCACCTCGACCGCGTGCCCAACCCGAAGGACCGTCGCAGCGTCTTCGTCGAGCTCACGGATGCGGGACGCGCCACGCTCGCGCGCATCACCGCCGACTACCGGACGGCGGCGGCCGTCGCGCTGCGGGCGTCCCCCGCGCTCGGCACCGAGGAGACGGCCGAGGACATCGCGCGCGCCGCGATCGCGATGACGGCGCACACCATCGACGGGCCGGACGCGGGCGCATCCGCGTGA
- a CDS encoding NUDIX hydrolase, with the protein MSEGCQVVLVDAAGRILLQLRDDIPTIPFPGMWAIPGGMLEPGETPLACIVREVEEELGARIPPAEVAHLMTRTRSYGIEHTFTAPLDVAAEDIRLTEGQRVAWFPVAEAIGMGLAYEDADVLREVAGRIARSASRTPRRDAASAE; encoded by the coding sequence GTGAGCGAGGGCTGCCAGGTCGTGCTCGTCGACGCGGCCGGGCGGATCCTGCTCCAGCTGCGGGACGACATCCCGACCATCCCCTTCCCCGGCATGTGGGCGATCCCCGGCGGGATGCTCGAGCCGGGCGAGACGCCGCTCGCGTGCATCGTGCGGGAGGTCGAGGAGGAGCTGGGCGCGCGGATCCCGCCGGCCGAGGTCGCGCACCTCATGACGCGCACGCGCTCCTACGGGATCGAGCACACGTTCACCGCGCCGCTCGACGTGGCGGCGGAGGACATCCGGCTCACCGAGGGGCAGCGCGTCGCGTGGTTCCCGGTGGCCGAGGCGATCGGGATGGGGCTCGCCTACGAGGACGCGGACGTGCTCCGTGAGGTGGCGGGGCGGATCGCGCGCTCGGCGTCGAGGACCCCGCGGAGGGACGCGGCGTCGGCCGAGTAG